In the genome of Staphylococcus sp. IVB6181, the window TTCGCTCATTTTCTATTCCTCCTAAATAATCAATGTCTACAATGCAATTATATTATTCAAATACACTTTTTAAAAGTAAAATCATATCCCTGTTTTATCCCATGCATTAAACGGTTCTGTTGCAAAGTTGAAAAATAAATGTCTAATCTCAATTTTAAAATAATACTTTATGTTAGCTTGTTAGCATGATGCTGATTTCATGGCATGGCGAAAATCCGTAGATCTGAAGAGACCTGCGGTTCTTTTTATATAGACCGTAAATACATTCAATACCTTTTAAAGTATTTTTTGCCGTATTGAAACTTTGATATCTTGTCTTTCTTACTTTAATATGACGGTGATCTTGCTCAATGAGGTTATTCAGATATTTGGATGTGCAATGACAGTCAGGATTCAGTTTAAACGTTTTAATAACTTTAGTCATGGCTACCTTCGTTGAAGGTGCCTGATCTGTAATCACCTTTTGAGGTTTACCAAATTGTTTAATGAGACGTTTGATAAATGCATATGCTGAATGATTATCTCGTTGCTTACGCAACCAAATATCTAATGTATGACCCTCTCTGCATCAATAGCACGATATAAATAGCTCCATTTTCCTTTTATTTTGATGTACGTCTCATCAATACGCCATTTGTAATAGGCTTTTTTATGTTTTTTCTTCCAAATTTGATACAAAATAGGAGCATATTCTTGAACC includes:
- a CDS encoding DDE-type integrase/transposase/recombinase, whose product is MRKQRDNHSAYAFIKRLIKQFGKPQKVITDQAPSTKVAMTKVIKTFKLNPDCHCTSKYLNNLIEQDHRHIKVRKTRYQSFNTAKNTLKGIECIYGLYKKNRRSLQIYGFSPCHEISIMLTS
- a CDS encoding IS6 family transposase, with product MNYFRYKQFNKDVITVAVGYYLRYALSYRDISEILRERGVNVHHSTVYRWVQEYAPILYQIWKKKHKKAYYKWRIDETYIKIKGKWSYLYRAIDAERVIH